The following are from one region of the Vitis riparia cultivar Riparia Gloire de Montpellier isolate 1030 chromosome 14, EGFV_Vit.rip_1.0, whole genome shotgun sequence genome:
- the LOC117929935 gene encoding transcription factor BEE 1-like isoform X1, with protein sequence MAEPYPQLFDHPLSSLRRLYNWNCVIVDFSDSMQSFRPSQPFLGMDVTMEMVNQFAEMNPIMLENFNITDVSVETLLAHQQPELMGTFAYNLQSSFESNGLSSMPVVQSIPLSGNAFHESKRRKVMEQSKSSSENISSMASGSGLKEISSTKKKNNLGKGKKGRNSDKELLDKPDEVIHVRARRGQATDNHSIAERVRREKIKTRLRCLQDLVPGCYKNKGMAVMLDEIINYVHSLQNQVEFLSRELAAASSLHNFDSETEAIKNAQGTNTHEGQEMEKIVRRGYGEHSCFYPTRTI encoded by the exons ATGGCAGAACCATACCCTCAATTATTTGACCATCCCTTGAGTTCTCTCAGGAGGCTCTATAATTGGAATTGTGTAATAGTTGATTTTTCTGACAGTATGCAGAGCTTTAGGCCTTCTCAACCTTTCTTGGGCATGGATGTGACCATGGAAATGGTGAACCAGTTTGCAGAGATGAATCCAATTATGTTGGAGAATTTCAACATAACTGATGTTTCAGTGGAGACTCTTTTGGCCCACCAGCAGCCTGAGCTCATGGGAACGTTTGCTTATAATCTTCAATCTAGTTTTGAGTCCAATGGACTGAGCTCAATGCCAGTGGTTCAGAGCATACCCTTGAGTGGAAATGCTTTCCATGAAAGCAAGAGGAGAAAGGTGATGGAACAATCAAAAAGCAGCTCAGAGAACATTTCTTCTATGGCTTCTGGAAGtggtttgaaagaaattagTAGTACTAAGAAAAAGAAT AACTTGGgtaaaggaaagaaagggaGGAACAGTGATAAAGAATTATTGGACAAACCAGATGAAGTGATTCATGTCCGAGCAAGAAGAGGACAAGCTACTGACAACCACAGTATAGCAGAAAGG GTGAGAAGAGAGAAAATCAAGACTCGGCTGCGATGCTTGCAGGACCTTGTTCCTGGATGCTACAAG AATAAGGGAATGGCAGTAATGTTGGATGAGATAATCAATTATGTGCACTCACTGCAGAATCAGGTCGag TTTCTTTCTAGGGAGCTTGCAGCAGCTAGTTCACTTCACAACTTCGACTCTGAAACAGAAGCTATAAAAAATGCTCAG GGAACAAATACACATGAGGGGCAGGAGATGGAGAAAATAGTGAGGAGAGGATATGGAGAACACTCTTGCTTCTACCCGACAAGGACCATTTGA
- the LOC117929935 gene encoding transcription factor BEE 1-like isoform X2, which yields MAEPYPQLFDHPLSSLRRLYNWNCVIVDFSDSMQSFRPSQPFLGMDVTMEMVNQFAEMNPIMLENFNITDVSVETLLAHQQPELMGTFAYNLQSSFESNGLSSMPVVQSIPLSGNAFHESKRRKVMEQSKSSSENISSMASGSGLKEISSTKKKNNLGKGKKGRNSDKELLDKPDEVIHVRARRGQATDNHSIAERVRREKIKTRLRCLQDLVPGCYKNKGMAVMLDEIINYVHSLQNQVEFLSRELAAASSLHNFDSETEAIKNAQSNGEC from the exons ATGGCAGAACCATACCCTCAATTATTTGACCATCCCTTGAGTTCTCTCAGGAGGCTCTATAATTGGAATTGTGTAATAGTTGATTTTTCTGACAGTATGCAGAGCTTTAGGCCTTCTCAACCTTTCTTGGGCATGGATGTGACCATGGAAATGGTGAACCAGTTTGCAGAGATGAATCCAATTATGTTGGAGAATTTCAACATAACTGATGTTTCAGTGGAGACTCTTTTGGCCCACCAGCAGCCTGAGCTCATGGGAACGTTTGCTTATAATCTTCAATCTAGTTTTGAGTCCAATGGACTGAGCTCAATGCCAGTGGTTCAGAGCATACCCTTGAGTGGAAATGCTTTCCATGAAAGCAAGAGGAGAAAGGTGATGGAACAATCAAAAAGCAGCTCAGAGAACATTTCTTCTATGGCTTCTGGAAGtggtttgaaagaaattagTAGTACTAAGAAAAAGAAT AACTTGGgtaaaggaaagaaagggaGGAACAGTGATAAAGAATTATTGGACAAACCAGATGAAGTGATTCATGTCCGAGCAAGAAGAGGACAAGCTACTGACAACCACAGTATAGCAGAAAGG GTGAGAAGAGAGAAAATCAAGACTCGGCTGCGATGCTTGCAGGACCTTGTTCCTGGATGCTACAAG AATAAGGGAATGGCAGTAATGTTGGATGAGATAATCAATTATGTGCACTCACTGCAGAATCAGGTCGag TTTCTTTCTAGGGAGCTTGCAGCAGCTAGTTCACTTCACAACTTCGACTCTGAAACAGAAGCTATAAAAAATGCTCAG AGTAATGGAGAATGTTGA